A single window of Methylomarinum sp. Ch1-1 DNA harbors:
- a CDS encoding sterol desaturase family protein, translated as MSEQALQNGQEGFLLNEFLLLLAFAAFGLLLIMEVVKPYQPINKRIRQASVVTNSTAFIFNNIILTALRASSLFFVAQQFTQFGLLNGMESGPVKWLLTFLLFDLMMYGWHAATHKYELLWRFHKIHHSDKTVNVTTGFRFHVFDLFIEILIKCLFVIVVGVEAYLVLAIELIEMLFIFFHHSNVAFKHEAEISKVFITPDLHRAHHSALRSEHDSNYGIVLSIWDRIFGTRKDLIPKKLGLDVIEAENFLQLFFLAFVTERHIKKLMQILPKGKP; from the coding sequence ATGTCTGAACAAGCCTTACAAAATGGTCAAGAAGGATTCTTGCTGAATGAATTTTTACTGTTGTTAGCCTTTGCCGCTTTTGGCTTGCTGCTGATCATGGAGGTTGTCAAACCTTATCAGCCCATCAACAAAAGAATCAGACAGGCTTCGGTCGTCACCAATAGCACGGCTTTCATTTTCAATAATATTATCCTGACCGCGCTGAGAGCCTCTTCGTTATTTTTTGTCGCCCAACAGTTCACCCAATTCGGTTTGTTAAACGGCATGGAGAGTGGACCGGTTAAATGGTTGCTGACGTTTTTACTGTTTGATCTGATGATGTATGGTTGGCATGCCGCCACGCATAAATACGAGTTGTTATGGCGCTTTCATAAGATCCATCACAGCGATAAAACCGTTAACGTGACCACCGGCTTTCGTTTTCATGTATTCGATTTGTTCATCGAGATTCTGATCAAGTGTTTGTTCGTCATCGTCGTTGGCGTGGAGGCGTATCTCGTGCTCGCGATCGAATTGATTGAAATGCTGTTCATCTTTTTTCATCACTCCAATGTTGCTTTCAAGCATGAAGCCGAGATTTCGAAGGTTTTCATAACGCCGGACTTGCACCGGGCTCATCATTCGGCCTTACGCAGCGAGCATGACAGCAATTACGGCATCGTATTGTCGATTTGGGATCGGATTTTCGGTACCAGAAAAGACTTGATACCGAAAAAACTCGGTTTGGATGTGATCGAGGCGGAAAATTTCCTCCAACTCTTCTTTCTGGCTTTTGTGACCGAGCGTCATATCAAAAAGTTAATGCAGATCCTGCCGAAGGGGAAGCCGTAA
- a CDS encoding PAS domain-containing protein: protein MSFVVEKDPGLIPKILTIILDECVNGVTLADPDIEGMPIVYVNKAFERMTGYAQEDIVGQNCRFLQGKDREQPARYQLAEAIKNREPIEVTLRNYKKNGDLFYNRLKLTPLFDHNGNLLYFLGVQYDVTTQIEAEEEIKELNKRLEES from the coding sequence ATGTCGTTTGTGGTTGAAAAAGACCCTGGTTTGATTCCCAAAATTTTGACGATTATTTTGGATGAGTGTGTCAACGGGGTGACATTGGCTGATCCGGATATCGAGGGCATGCCCATCGTCTATGTCAACAAGGCTTTTGAAAGAATGACCGGTTATGCGCAAGAAGACATTGTAGGACAAAATTGTCGTTTTCTTCAGGGAAAAGACCGGGAGCAGCCGGCCAGATATCAGTTGGCCGAAGCGATCAAGAATCGCGAACCCATAGAAGTGACTTTGCGCAACTATAAAAAAAATGGCGATCTTTTCTACAATCGTTTAAAACTGACGCCGTTGTTCGATCATAACGGTAATTTGCTTTATTTTCTGGGTGTTCAGTATGACGTCACCACGCAGATAGAAGCGGAAGAAGAAATAAAAGAGCTGAACAAGCGGCTTGAAGAATCGTGA
- a CDS encoding SRPBCC family protein, translating to MFVLDKKKPVLGSASIEIDKPVRQVFSFVAEHFFDNYPKWALEVVEFKPINNNPLKVGALARQARIDQGHKVESTFEISRYETDSLLELNGLSEPFRHSYHFASQGEDKTLLTDRFELLELELFMRPFEKLISRAIEEGLQNSIHNIKKLLS from the coding sequence ATGTTTGTATTAGATAAAAAAAAACCGGTTTTGGGATCGGCCAGTATCGAAATAGATAAGCCCGTTCGCCAGGTTTTTTCATTCGTCGCCGAGCATTTTTTTGATAATTATCCTAAATGGGCGCTAGAGGTCGTCGAATTCAAGCCTATCAATAATAACCCGTTAAAAGTAGGCGCTCTGGCTAGGCAAGCACGAATCGATCAAGGCCACAAGGTCGAATCAACCTTTGAAATTTCGCGCTATGAAACGGATAGCTTATTGGAGCTCAATGGTCTATCGGAACCCTTTCGCCATAGCTATCATTTTGCTAGCCAGGGCGAAGACAAAACCCTGTTGACCGATCGTTTCGAATTGCTGGAACTGGAGCTTTTCATGCGGCCATTTGAAAAATTGATTAGCAGAGCCATAGAGGAAGGCTTGCAGAATTCTATTCACAATATTAAAAAGTTGCTGAGTTGA
- the msrA gene encoding peptide-methionine (S)-S-oxide reductase MsrA, translating to MKRLIVLILVMFFSFINYAQAEQSPAKATFAGGCFWCMESAFDKLPGVLETLSGYTGGRNKDPSYEQVSGGWTGHYEALQITYDPEKISYRQLLQVFWHNIDPTDDEGQFCDKGPQYRSAIFYHHDEQKRLALESKNNLQNSQKFPEPIKTAIKAAGPFYLAEPYHQNYYRKNPLSYQFYRYTCGRDRRLNELWGESNDIR from the coding sequence ATGAAACGCCTAATCGTATTGATCTTAGTAATGTTTTTCAGCTTTATCAATTACGCCCAAGCCGAGCAAAGTCCGGCCAAAGCCACCTTTGCAGGCGGTTGTTTCTGGTGCATGGAATCCGCCTTCGACAAACTGCCCGGCGTGCTTGAAACGCTCTCCGGCTACACCGGTGGCCGGAACAAAGATCCAAGTTACGAACAGGTTTCAGGCGGATGGACAGGTCATTACGAGGCACTGCAAATCACATACGATCCGGAAAAAATCAGCTACCGACAACTTTTGCAGGTATTCTGGCATAATATCGACCCTACCGATGATGAGGGACAATTCTGCGATAAAGGCCCGCAATACCGCTCCGCCATTTTCTATCACCATGACGAACAAAAGCGACTCGCCCTCGAATCAAAAAACAATCTGCAAAATAGTCAAAAATTTCCCGAGCCGATAAAAACCGCCATCAAAGCGGCCGGTCCTTTTTATCTAGCCGAACCCTATCATCAGAACTATTACCGTAAAAACCCGCTTTCCTATCAATTTTATCGCTATACCTGCGGGCGTGACAGGCGTCTGAACGAATTATGGGGCGAATCTAACGATATCAGATAG